A region of Gottschalkia purinilytica DNA encodes the following proteins:
- the surE gene encoding 5'/3'-nucleotidase SurE — MRILVTNDDGIDAIGLKELARSLTDIGEVVVVAPSEEKSAISHAITMHHPLRISKIDNYIDGVEAWSITGTPSDCVKIAIETLLNWKPDIVISGINNGGNLGTDVIYSGTVSAAIEGALHGISAIAVSAVAKDGKLNYKTSSYYILKLVKMVIKNSDSNNFLININIPSLDIDNIKGIKVTELGVRKYDNSFIERKDPLGRQYYWLSGSLADVENKDESDIKAVEDGFISITPLQTDLTNYNLIEKMKTWI; from the coding sequence ATGAGAATACTTGTAACAAACGATGATGGAATAGACGCTATAGGGTTAAAGGAACTGGCTCGTAGCTTGACAGATATAGGAGAAGTAGTAGTTGTTGCTCCAAGTGAAGAAAAGAGTGCAATTAGTCACGCAATAACTATGCATCATCCTCTTAGAATATCTAAAATAGATAATTATATAGATGGAGTTGAAGCTTGGAGTATTACTGGTACTCCAAGTGATTGTGTTAAAATAGCTATTGAAACATTATTAAATTGGAAACCAGATATCGTTATTTCTGGAATTAATAATGGAGGTAATTTAGGAACAGATGTTATATACTCAGGTACAGTTTCAGCGGCTATAGAAGGAGCTCTTCATGGAATATCAGCTATAGCCGTATCAGCTGTCGCTAAAGACGGCAAGTTAAACTATAAGACATCCTCATATTATATTCTTAAACTAGTTAAAATGGTTATTAAGAATAGTGACTCAAATAATTTTTTAATAAATATAAATATTCCTTCTTTAGATATCGATAATATAAAAGGAATTAAGGTTACTGAGTTAGGAGTTAGAAAATATGATAATAGTTTTATAGAAAGAAAAGATCCATTGGGTAGACAATACTATTGGTTGTCAGGAAGTTTAGCTGATGTAGAAAATAAAGATGAAAGTGATATAAAGGCAGTAGAAGATGGATTTATATCCATTACACCATTACAGACTGATTTAACAAATTACAATCTTATAGAAAAAATGAAAACATGGATTTAA
- a CDS encoding MurR/RpiR family transcriptional regulator: MIEDKKDLINIIQNNFEELSKGQKLIAKYIISHYDKAAFMTAARIGEVVGVSESTVVRFANVLGYSGYPNLQKALQELIKNKLTTVQRLSMSDDYSNRHIGLKKVLKKDMENIRDTIDNIDLDMFEEVVSSILKAKRVYILGLRSSNALAAYLGFYLGVMLDDVKVVSLGISDIFEQLLRVTEDDVVIGISYPRYSKKTLDALRYVKDQGCKVIGITDSQVSPITSIADYTLFAKSNMVLFVDSLVAPMSLLNTLIIAIGMQVKNEIAEYFKELENIWEEYNIYDGKDKK, encoded by the coding sequence ATGATTGAAGATAAAAAAGATTTAATTAATATAATTCAGAATAATTTTGAAGAGTTGAGCAAAGGTCAGAAACTTATAGCTAAATATATAATTTCTCATTATGATAAAGCTGCATTCATGACAGCAGCTAGAATAGGAGAAGTTGTAGGAGTAAGCGAATCTACTGTTGTTAGGTTTGCTAATGTATTAGGTTATTCAGGATATCCAAATTTACAGAAAGCTTTACAAGAACTAATAAAAAATAAACTAACTACTGTACAAAGATTAAGTATGTCTGATGACTATTCCAATAGACATATAGGGTTAAAAAAAGTATTAAAAAAAGATATGGAAAATATAAGAGATACCATAGATAATATAGACCTAGATATGTTTGAAGAAGTGGTAAGTAGTATATTAAAAGCTAAACGAGTATATATATTGGGACTTCGTAGTTCAAATGCTTTAGCTGCTTATTTAGGATTTTATTTAGGCGTCATGCTAGATGATGTTAAAGTTGTAAGTCTAGGAATAAGTGATATATTTGAACAATTACTAAGAGTTACTGAGGATGATGTAGTTATAGGCATAAGTTATCCAAGATATTCAAAAAAAACATTAGATGCTTTAAGATATGTTAAAGATCAAGGTTGTAAAGTTATAGGTATAACTGATAGCCAAGTTTCTCCTATAACAAGTATAGCAGACTATACACTATTTGCTAAAAGTAATATGGTGCTGTTTGTTGATTCACTAGTAGCCCCCATGAGTTTACTAAATACTTTGATAATAGCTATAGGTATGCAAGTAAAAAATGAGATAGCAGAATACTTTAAAGAATTAGAAAATATATGGGAAGAGTACAATATATACGATGGAAAAGATAAAAAATAG
- a CDS encoding histidine phosphatase family protein, with product MTKLYLVRHGQSEWNILNKVQGQEDTKLTEQGIAQAKKVANRLSKEDIDLIYCSDLKRAHDTAKIIGDKINLPVNSLKDFREINFGIWQGLTLDEVKEKYKEQNIIWRTEPHNFKLDRAEKLIDVQERMMNKVNDILKNNPDKNVLIVSHGTAIKSLLLGILNIDLSNYGKISIGNVGLSIIEFRDYFPVIRVLNDTSHLREE from the coding sequence ATGACTAAACTATATTTAGTAAGACATGGTCAATCTGAGTGGAATATATTAAATAAAGTACAAGGACAAGAAGATACAAAGTTAACAGAACAAGGAATTGCTCAAGCTAAAAAAGTAGCTAATAGATTAAGTAAAGAAGACATAGATTTAATATATTGTAGTGATTTAAAAAGAGCTCATGATACTGCTAAAATAATAGGTGATAAAATTAATTTACCAGTAAATAGCTTAAAAGACTTTAGAGAGATAAACTTCGGAATCTGGCAAGGACTAACTTTAGATGAAGTAAAGGAAAAATATAAAGAACAAAATATAATATGGAGAACCGAGCCTCATAATTTTAAACTAGATAGAGCAGAAAAACTTATAGATGTACAAGAAAGAATGATGAATAAAGTTAATGATATCTTAAAGAATAATCCAGATAAAAATGTACTAATTGTATCTCATGGAACAGCTATAAAATCTCTATTACTTGGAATACTAAACATAGATTTAAGTAACTATGGTAAAATATCTATAGGGAATGTAGGGTTAAGTATAATAGAATTTAGAGACTATTTTCCTGTTATAAGAGTATTAAATGATACCAGTCATCTTAGGGAGGAATAA
- a CDS encoding NAD(P)/FAD-dependent oxidoreductase, with translation MEEKVAIIGGGPAGMIAAGIAGSRGKNITLFEKNQKLGKKLFITGKGRCNITNNGDIEDLIQSVVVNNTFLYSAFYTFTNQDIIDLLNKYGVRTKVERGNRVFPESDKSSDVIKALEKFLNDNNVNIKLNTEIKDIIKDNENGLFSIKTQNNEILKFNKVIIATGGKSYEQTGSTGDGYKFSKKFNHTIIDLKPALVPCEVKENWITELQGLSLKNVTISAYTENKKIFEEFGEMIFTHYGISGPIVLTMSNYINKYISKSNDIKIKIDLKPALDFKKLESRLIKDFEKYSKKQFKNALNELLPKKLIPVIIKLSGIPEDKFINQITKEERTHLINILKGLTLTFKKFRPLNEGIITSGGISTLEIDPSTMESKIIKGLFFAGEVIDVDALTGGFNLQIAYSTGYLAGYNC, from the coding sequence TTGGAAGAAAAAGTAGCAATAATAGGAGGTGGACCTGCTGGTATGATAGCAGCAGGTATAGCAGGATCTAGAGGCAAAAATATCACGTTATTTGAGAAAAATCAAAAACTTGGTAAAAAACTTTTTATAACTGGAAAAGGTAGATGTAATATAACTAATAATGGAGACATAGAAGATCTAATACAAAGTGTTGTCGTAAACAATACTTTTTTATATAGTGCTTTTTATACATTTACAAATCAAGATATAATTGATCTTTTAAACAAATATGGTGTTAGAACTAAAGTAGAAAGAGGAAATAGAGTATTCCCTGAAAGTGACAAATCTAGCGATGTTATAAAGGCTTTGGAAAAATTTCTAAATGATAATAATGTAAATATAAAACTTAACACTGAAATAAAAGATATTATTAAGGATAATGAAAATGGATTGTTTAGCATTAAAACACAGAATAATGAAATATTGAAGTTTAACAAAGTGATAATAGCTACCGGTGGAAAATCATATGAACAAACAGGATCAACAGGAGATGGCTATAAATTTTCTAAAAAATTTAATCATACAATAATAGATCTAAAACCAGCCTTAGTTCCATGTGAAGTAAAAGAAAATTGGATAACTGAACTACAAGGACTTTCTCTGAAGAATGTTACTATATCAGCATATACAGAGAATAAAAAAATATTTGAAGAATTTGGGGAAATGATATTTACACATTATGGTATATCTGGACCTATTGTATTAACCATGAGTAACTATATAAATAAATATATATCTAAAAGTAATGATATTAAAATAAAAATAGACTTAAAACCAGCTTTAGACTTTAAGAAATTGGAGTCTAGATTGATAAAAGACTTTGAAAAATATTCTAAAAAACAGTTTAAAAATGCTCTTAACGAACTATTACCTAAAAAATTGATTCCTGTAATAATAAAACTATCAGGAATACCAGAGGATAAATTTATCAATCAAATTACAAAAGAAGAAAGAACACACTTAATAAATATTCTTAAAGGTCTTACATTAACCTTTAAGAAATTTAGACCTTTAAACGAGGGAATCATTACTTCTGGTGGTATATCAACACTAGAAATTGATCCTTCTACTATGGAATCAAAGATAATAAAGGGTCTATTCTTCGCAGGGGAAGTTATAGATGTAGATGCTCTAACTGGAGGTTTTAACTTACAAATAGCATATTCTACAGGATATCTAGCAGGATATAACTGTTAA